A region from the Pseudomonas sp. P8_229 genome encodes:
- a CDS encoding DEAD/DEAH box helicase produces the protein MNLPIPTDAALAGFHPAVSAWFSSTFPTVTAAQARAWPLIRLRRSTLIAAPTGSGKTLTAFLAVLDDLVHRGLENPDGLPDETLVVYVSPLKALSNDIRINLQNPLAGITDQLRQMGLPELQITTAVRTGDTPQKERAAMRKSAPHILVTTPESLYVLLGSESGRKMLGTTRTVIVDEIHAMAAGKRGSHLALSLERLQALCAEPLTRIGLSATQKPVEAVAQFLVGHDRPCEIIDIGHARPRDLGIEVPPVPLSAVMANDVWELVYDRLAELAHEHRTTLIFVNTRRLAERLSRHLSERLGKHAVAAHHGSLAKEFRLDAEQRLKRGELQVLIATASLELGIDIGEVDLVCQIASPRSIAGFLQRVGRSGHQVGGTPKGRLFATTRDDLIECAALLDCVRRGELDILHIPEAPLDVLAQQIIAEVSCQEWAEDALLALLRKASPYRHLDEKHYQALLTMLAEGYNGRQGIRSAYLHRDAVSATLRGRRGAQLTAVTSGGTIPDNADYSVLLEPQGLNIGSVNEDFAVESIAGDVFQLGNTSYRILRVETGKVRVEDAQGQPPTIPFWLGEAPGRSDELSSAVARLQATLDELLGARPGNLQPALDWLTETLGLNRASAEQLVDYLARARLTLGALPSQDTLLMERFFDESGGTQLIIHSPFGSRINRAWGLALRKRFCRTFNFELQAAASEDAIVLSLSTSHSFELDDVWRYLHSNSAEHILIQAILDAPLFGVRWRWNAGVALALPRFTGGRKVAPQLQRMKSEDLIASVFPDQIACLENLAGEREIPDHPLVEQTLDDCLHEAMDSEGWLALLRRMERGEVRLLSRDLPAPSPLAAEILSARPYTFLDDAPLEERRTQAVINRRWSDPQSTDDLGALDADAISAVREEAWPTPANIDEMHEALMSLACVSEAEVQANEPWREWLNTLTDSGRACRLMIDPQRSLWLARERLTCLLALHPQATLQPQQEALPGFNDPWTFDDALVEVIRARLGAFGPLPLPAIAEPLALPTAQVTQALAQLEREGYVLRGHFTPGVAVEEWCERHLLARIHRYTVKRLRREIEPVALQDFMRFLFDWQHLSSATRGQGSAVLPAIVSQFEGYPAAASAWDSDLLPTRLKDYSPSWLDDLCRNGKLVWTRLSARQKVSGTALRSTPIVLLPRSQVGMWSALAEQTPISELSPKTQKVYEALSQHGALFFDELIHEAHLLRTELEIALQDLVGAGLVNADSFAGLRALITPASKRQQRSSRRGRGAFVGGMDDAGRWALLRRGPLVENSPTPSPETLEHVAMTLLRRYGVVFWRLLEREADWLPSWRELLRTFHRLEARGEIRGGRFVSGLAGEQFALPEAIPLLREVRRQPHDGSLIAVCGVDPLNLAGTLLPGAKVPALASNRLVYRDGLPAAAEIAGKQVFWTELDQLAMEQVRSKLIRH, from the coding sequence ATGAATCTGCCCATCCCCACGGACGCGGCCCTGGCAGGCTTTCACCCCGCCGTCAGCGCCTGGTTCAGCAGCACCTTCCCGACGGTCACCGCCGCTCAGGCCCGCGCATGGCCGTTGATCCGTCTGCGCCGCTCGACGCTGATCGCCGCGCCCACCGGCTCCGGTAAAACCCTCACCGCGTTTCTCGCGGTGCTCGACGACCTCGTCCACCGTGGCCTCGAAAACCCCGACGGGCTGCCGGACGAAACCCTGGTGGTCTACGTTTCGCCGCTCAAGGCGTTGTCCAACGATATCCGCATCAATCTGCAGAACCCGCTGGCGGGGATCACCGATCAGTTGCGTCAGATGGGCCTGCCGGAACTGCAGATCACCACGGCGGTACGCACCGGCGACACCCCGCAAAAAGAACGCGCCGCCATGCGCAAAAGCGCACCACACATTCTGGTGACCACCCCGGAATCGCTGTACGTGCTGCTCGGCTCCGAATCCGGGCGCAAAATGCTCGGCACCACGCGCACGGTGATCGTCGACGAAATCCACGCCATGGCCGCCGGCAAGCGCGGCAGTCACCTGGCCCTGAGCCTTGAGCGACTGCAAGCGCTGTGCGCCGAACCACTGACTCGCATCGGCCTGTCCGCCACACAGAAACCGGTCGAAGCCGTGGCGCAATTTCTCGTCGGCCATGATCGCCCCTGCGAGATCATCGACATCGGCCATGCCCGCCCTCGGGACCTGGGCATTGAAGTGCCGCCGGTGCCATTGTCGGCAGTGATGGCCAACGATGTTTGGGAATTGGTTTACGACCGCCTCGCCGAGTTGGCCCACGAGCACCGCACCACGCTGATTTTCGTCAACACCCGGCGGCTGGCCGAGCGCTTGAGCCGACACCTCAGCGAGCGTCTGGGCAAACACGCGGTAGCGGCGCACCACGGCAGTCTGGCCAAGGAGTTCCGCCTCGACGCTGAACAGCGGCTCAAGCGCGGCGAGCTGCAAGTGCTGATCGCCACCGCCTCGCTGGAACTGGGCATCGATATCGGCGAAGTCGACCTGGTCTGTCAGATCGCCTCGCCGCGTTCGATTGCCGGGTTTCTGCAAAGAGTGGGGCGCTCCGGGCACCAGGTCGGCGGCACGCCCAAAGGCCGGTTGTTCGCCACCACCCGTGACGACCTGATCGAATGTGCTGCCCTGCTCGACTGCGTGCGCCGTGGCGAACTCGACATCCTGCACATTCCCGAAGCGCCGCTGGATGTACTGGCGCAGCAGATCATCGCCGAAGTCAGTTGCCAGGAATGGGCGGAAGACGCGCTGCTGGCGCTATTGCGCAAAGCCTCGCCCTATCGCCACCTCGACGAAAAACACTATCAGGCGCTACTGACGATGCTCGCCGAAGGCTACAACGGCCGTCAGGGTATCCGTAGCGCCTATCTGCATCGCGACGCCGTCAGCGCCACCCTGCGTGGCCGCCGCGGCGCACAACTGACCGCCGTGACCAGCGGCGGCACCATCCCGGACAACGCCGACTACAGCGTGCTGCTGGAACCACAAGGCCTGAACATCGGCAGCGTCAACGAAGACTTTGCCGTGGAAAGCATCGCTGGCGATGTGTTCCAGCTCGGCAATACCTCCTACCGAATCCTGCGGGTGGAAACCGGCAAGGTGCGGGTCGAGGATGCCCAGGGTCAGCCGCCGACCATTCCGTTCTGGCTCGGCGAAGCACCGGGGCGCAGCGATGAATTGTCCTCGGCGGTGGCGCGCCTGCAAGCGACCCTCGACGAGTTACTCGGCGCCCGCCCCGGCAATCTGCAACCGGCACTAGACTGGCTGACCGAAACCCTCGGCCTGAACCGCGCCAGCGCCGAACAACTGGTGGACTATCTCGCCCGCGCACGCCTGACCCTCGGCGCCCTGCCCTCACAGGACACGCTGCTGATGGAGCGGTTTTTCGACGAGTCCGGCGGCACCCAGTTGATCATCCATTCGCCGTTCGGCAGCCGCATCAACCGCGCCTGGGGCCTGGCCCTGCGCAAGCGTTTCTGTCGCACCTTCAATTTCGAGTTGCAGGCTGCCGCCAGTGAAGACGCGATCGTCCTGTCGCTGTCCACCAGCCACAGTTTCGAACTCGATGACGTCTGGCGTTACCTGCACAGCAACAGCGCCGAGCACATTCTGATTCAAGCGATTCTCGACGCACCGTTGTTCGGTGTGCGCTGGCGCTGGAATGCCGGGGTGGCGCTGGCGTTGCCGCGTTTTACCGGCGGTCGTAAAGTCGCCCCACAGTTGCAGCGGATGAAGAGCGAAGACCTGATCGCCAGCGTGTTTCCGGATCAGATCGCCTGCCTGGAAAACCTCGCCGGCGAGCGGGAAATCCCTGACCATCCGCTGGTAGAACAAACCCTCGACGATTGCCTGCACGAGGCCATGGACAGCGAAGGCTGGCTGGCGCTGCTGCGGCGCATGGAGCGTGGCGAGGTGCGTTTGCTCAGCCGCGATCTGCCGGCGCCGTCACCGCTGGCCGCAGAAATTCTCAGCGCGCGACCGTACACCTTTCTCGACGACGCACCGCTGGAAGAACGTCGCACCCAAGCGGTAATCAATCGGCGCTGGAGCGATCCGCAATCCACCGATGATCTCGGCGCGCTGGATGCCGACGCCATCAGCGCCGTGCGTGAAGAGGCGTGGCCGACACCGGCCAACATCGATGAAATGCACGAGGCGCTGATGAGCCTGGCGTGCGTCAGCGAGGCCGAAGTGCAGGCCAATGAGCCGTGGCGCGAATGGCTGAACACGCTGACCGACAGTGGCCGCGCCTGTCGCCTGATGATCGACCCACAACGTAGCTTGTGGCTGGCGCGAGAACGCCTGACCTGTCTGCTGGCGCTTCATCCACAGGCCACGCTGCAACCGCAGCAGGAGGCCTTGCCCGGTTTCAACGACCCATGGACGTTCGATGACGCACTGGTCGAAGTGATCCGCGCACGGCTCGGCGCGTTTGGCCCGCTGCCGCTCCCCGCGATTGCCGAACCGCTGGCGCTGCCCACTGCGCAAGTCACGCAAGCCCTCGCGCAGCTGGAGCGCGAAGGCTATGTGCTACGCGGTCATTTCACCCCGGGCGTGGCGGTTGAAGAATGGTGCGAACGGCATCTGCTCGCGCGCATCCATCGTTACACGGTCAAGCGTTTGCGCCGGGAAATCGAACCGGTGGCGTTGCAGGATTTCATGCGCTTTCTGTTCGACTGGCAGCACCTGTCCAGCGCCACGCGCGGCCAGGGCAGCGCGGTGTTGCCAGCGATTGTCAGCCAGTTCGAAGGCTACCCGGCGGCAGCCTCGGCGTGGGACAGCGACCTTCTCCCGACGCGACTCAAGGACTATTCACCGAGCTGGCTGGATGACCTGTGCCGCAACGGCAAACTGGTGTGGACGCGGCTCAGCGCCCGGCAGAAAGTCAGTGGCACGGCCCTGCGCAGTACGCCGATTGTGCTGCTGCCACGCAGTCAGGTCGGGATGTGGAGCGCGCTGGCCGAGCAGACGCCCATCAGCGAACTGTCACCGAAAACTCAAAAGGTCTACGAGGCGCTGAGTCAGCACGGCGCGCTGTTTTTCGATGAGTTGATCCATGAGGCGCACCTGCTGCGCACCGAGCTGGAAATCGCCCTGCAGGACCTGGTGGGCGCCGGTCTGGTGAACGCCGACAGCTTCGCCGGCCTGCGCGCGCTGATCACCCCGGCGAGCAAGCGCCAGCAACGCAGCAGTCGTCGCGGGCGCGGGGCGTTTGTCGGTGGTATGGACGATGCCGGGCGCTGGGCATTGTTGCGCCGAGGGCCACTGGTGGAGAACAGCCCGACGCCTTCGCCGGAAACCCTTGAGCACGTTGCCATGACCTTGCTGCGGCGCTACGGCGTGGTGTTCTGGCGCCTGCTGGAACGCGAAGCGGACTGGCTACCGAGCTGGCGCGAATTGCTGCGCACATTCCATCGACTGGAGGCCCGCGGCGAGATTCGCGGCGGACGGTTTGTCAGTGGTCTTGCGGGTGAGCAATTTGCCTTGCCGGAGGCGATTCCGCTGCTGCGTGAAGTACGGCGACAGCCGCATGACGGCAGTTTGATCGCGGTGTGCGGGGTAGATCCGCTGAATCTGGCCGGGACGCTGTTGCCGGGGGCGAAAGTGCCGGCGCTGGCGAGCAATCGGCTGGTGTATCGCGATGGTCTGCCGGCGGCGGCGGAGATTGCCGGCAAGCAGGTTTTCTGGACAGAGCTGGATCAGCTTGCCATGGAACAGGTGCGCAGCAAGCTGATCCGGCATTGA
- a CDS encoding mechanosensitive ion channel family protein, translating into MIKFRIAILLGALLFLGASELEAATLPGVPAAAEEPAKPEPIVQGGLLGAISSSIDEVQDKLDLNEHLVDAWRLRADRAADEVDKLVNQPSDRSGWSIAGDFLMLSGVWLGAFALLTVLGSLLAKRLREGRWLRTRQRSQDLLGYLLPYTLPALICLPLTLYVSHFLQASVGRALALCLAYATSSGIFSTSMLLCVVVMFNVGHKRPAARIIRDYCPKPLFLIGFLAALSDALTSPQIARQLGGNITSSIAVFTGLIASIIFGLLVIRLRRPVAHLIRNRPLTQRLKQPSLQESLRIFSGLWYWPIVLMVLISAVNLIGIGEDNQKALRCALFTTVLLIGTVFLSTILQHVFKSRKAEAIQRSSAYKERFLSLLHALLRIVIAIAFIDVLGRIWGVSLLDFAQSSAVGRAISNALSSIGLIFLVTWLLWVVLDTAIQEALKPPVSKRSSRQPSTRVKTILPLLRNAIKIILVVICAITTMANLGINVAPLLAGAGVVGLAIGFGSQQLVQDVITGLFIIIEDTLSIGDWVVLDSGHAGTVEGLTIRTLRLRDGKGFVHSVPFGQIKAVTNQSRQFAYAFFSVQFTYDTDVDKAIELIRETGDSIREDPFLKYNLQGPLDVFGVDRMDLNGVVLTAQFRTVSGGQYAVSRAFNQRLKKLVDNSPVVHFAQTYPQQVLLPKRQGEGELVASEVPQRSST; encoded by the coding sequence TTGATCAAGTTCAGGATCGCCATTTTGCTGGGAGCGCTGCTGTTTCTCGGCGCCAGCGAACTCGAAGCCGCCACGCTGCCGGGTGTTCCGGCCGCTGCTGAAGAACCGGCCAAACCCGAGCCGATTGTGCAGGGCGGTCTGCTCGGCGCGATCAGTTCGAGCATCGACGAGGTGCAGGACAAACTCGATCTCAACGAACACCTGGTCGACGCCTGGCGTCTGCGTGCCGACCGTGCGGCGGACGAGGTCGACAAGTTGGTCAACCAGCCGTCGGACCGCTCGGGCTGGAGCATCGCCGGGGATTTCCTAATGTTGTCCGGGGTGTGGCTTGGCGCCTTTGCGCTGCTCACGGTACTCGGCAGCCTGCTGGCCAAACGCCTGCGCGAAGGTCGTTGGCTGCGCACCCGCCAGCGCAGCCAGGACCTGCTCGGCTATCTGCTGCCGTACACGCTGCCGGCGCTGATCTGTCTGCCGTTGACGCTGTACGTCAGCCACTTTCTGCAAGCCTCGGTGGGGCGGGCGCTGGCGCTGTGTCTGGCGTATGCCACCAGCAGCGGCATTTTCTCCACCTCGATGTTGTTGTGCGTGGTGGTGATGTTCAACGTCGGCCACAAACGGCCCGCCGCGCGGATCATCCGCGACTACTGCCCGAAACCGCTGTTCCTGATCGGCTTCCTCGCCGCCCTCAGTGACGCGTTGACCAGCCCGCAGATCGCCCGCCAACTGGGCGGCAACATCACCAGCAGCATCGCCGTGTTCACCGGGCTGATCGCCTCGATCATTTTCGGCCTGCTGGTGATCCGCCTGCGCCGTCCGGTGGCGCACCTGATCCGTAACCGACCGCTGACGCAGCGCCTGAAACAACCGTCGCTGCAGGAGTCGCTGCGGATTTTTTCCGGGCTCTGGTACTGGCCGATCGTGCTGATGGTGCTGATCTCGGCGGTCAATCTGATCGGTATCGGCGAGGACAATCAGAAAGCCTTGCGCTGTGCGTTGTTCACCACGGTGTTGCTGATCGGCACAGTGTTTCTCAGCACCATCCTCCAGCACGTGTTCAAGTCGCGAAAGGCCGAAGCGATCCAGCGCAGCAGCGCCTACAAGGAACGTTTTCTCAGCCTGTTGCACGCCTTGCTGCGGATCGTCATTGCGATTGCCTTCATCGATGTTCTCGGGCGGATCTGGGGCGTTTCGCTGCTCGATTTCGCCCAGAGCAGCGCGGTCGGCCGGGCGATCAGCAACGCGCTGAGCAGCATTGGCTTGATCTTCCTCGTCACGTGGCTGTTGTGGGTGGTGCTCGACACGGCGATTCAGGAAGCGCTGAAACCACCGGTCAGTAAACGCTCGTCACGTCAGCCCAGCACCCGGGTGAAAACCATCCTGCCGCTGCTGCGCAACGCGATCAAAATCATCCTGGTGGTGATCTGCGCGATCACCACCATGGCCAACCTGGGGATCAACGTCGCGCCGTTGCTGGCCGGCGCCGGGGTGGTCGGTCTGGCGATCGGTTTCGGTTCACAGCAACTGGTACAGGACGTGATCACCGGGCTGTTCATCATTATCGAAGACACCCTGTCGATCGGCGACTGGGTGGTACTCGATTCCGGGCACGCCGGCACGGTCGAGGGCCTGACCATTCGCACCCTGCGCCTGCGCGACGGCAAGGGCTTCGTGCACTCGGTGCCGTTCGGTCAGATCAAGGCGGTCACCAACCAGTCACGGCAGTTTGCCTACGCGTTTTTCTCGGTGCAGTTCACTTACGACACCGATGTCGACAAGGCCATCGAACTGATCCGCGAGACCGGCGATTCGATCCGCGAAGACCCGTTCCTCAAGTACAACCTGCAAGGGCCGCTGGACGTCTTCGGCGTGGACAGGATGGACTTGAACGGCGTGGTGCTGACGGCGCAGTTTCGTACCGTGTCGGGTGGGCAATATGCGGTGAGCCGGGCGTTCAACCAGCGTTTGAAAAAGCTTGTGGATAACAGCCCTGTGGTGCATTTCGCGCAGACTTATCCACAGCAGGTTTTGTTGCCCAAGCGGCAGGGTGAAGGGGAGCTGGTGGCGAGCGAGGTGCCGCAACGGTCGAGTACCTGA
- a CDS encoding MFS transporter: MPIALLALTLSAFAIGTTEFVIVGLLPTIGADLGVSLPSAGLLVSLYALGVAIGAPVLTALTGKVPRKLLLLSLMVLFTLGNLLAWMAPSYESLVLARIVTGLAHGVFFSIGSTIATSLVPKEKAASAIAIMFTGLTVALVTGVPLGTFIGQHFGWRETFLAVSALGVIAFIGSLLYVPNNIAHSQPASLLQQLQVLKQPRLLLVYAMTAIGYGGSFIAFTFLAPILQDISGFSAGTVSLVLLVYGVSVAVGNLWGGKLADKRGPISALKIIFALLAAVLFVLTFTAANPWLALATVLVWGAVAFGNVPGLQVYVVRQAEHHTPQAVDVASGLNIAAFNLGIAGGAWGGGLIVEHVGLIHTAWIGGLVVLVALALTAWSGRLDRLGPTYAEPAQGRVFTGH, translated from the coding sequence ATGCCCATTGCCTTGCTCGCGCTGACGCTCAGCGCATTCGCCATCGGGACGACCGAGTTCGTCATCGTTGGCCTGTTACCCACCATCGGCGCCGATCTCGGTGTCAGCCTGCCGTCCGCCGGGCTGTTGGTCAGTCTGTATGCGCTGGGCGTTGCCATTGGCGCGCCGGTGCTGACCGCCCTCACCGGCAAGGTCCCGCGCAAACTGTTGCTGCTATCGCTGATGGTGTTGTTCACCCTCGGCAACCTGCTGGCGTGGATGGCGCCGAGTTATGAATCGCTGGTGCTGGCACGGATCGTCACCGGCCTGGCGCATGGGGTGTTCTTCTCCATCGGCTCGACCATCGCCACCAGCCTGGTGCCCAAGGAAAAAGCCGCCAGCGCGATTGCGATCATGTTCACCGGCCTCACCGTGGCCCTGGTCACTGGCGTGCCGCTGGGCACGTTCATCGGTCAGCATTTCGGCTGGCGTGAAACCTTCCTCGCCGTCTCGGCGCTGGGTGTAATCGCCTTTATCGGCAGCCTGCTGTATGTGCCGAACAACATCGCCCACAGCCAACCGGCGTCCCTGCTGCAACAACTGCAAGTGCTGAAACAACCGCGCCTGTTGCTGGTGTATGCCATGACCGCCATCGGTTACGGCGGCTCGTTCATCGCCTTCACCTTCCTCGCGCCAATCCTTCAAGACATCTCCGGCTTCAGCGCCGGCACCGTCAGCCTGGTGTTGCTGGTGTACGGCGTGTCGGTGGCGGTCGGCAACCTCTGGGGCGGCAAACTGGCGGACAAACGCGGACCGATCAGCGCCCTGAAAATCATCTTCGCCCTGCTCGCCGCTGTGCTGTTCGTGCTGACCTTCACCGCCGCCAATCCATGGCTGGCGCTAGCCACGGTGCTGGTGTGGGGCGCAGTGGCGTTCGGCAACGTGCCGGGGCTGCAGGTGTATGTGGTGCGTCAGGCTGAACATCACACACCGCAGGCGGTGGACGTGGCATCGGGACTGAACATCGCGGCGTTCAACCTGGGGATTGCTGGCGGCGCGTGGGGCGGCGGCCTGATCGTCGAGCACGTTGGCCTGATTCATACGGCGTGGATTGGTGGACTGGTGGTGTTGGTGGCGTTGGCACTGACTGCTTGGAGCGGTCGCCTGGATCGCCTCGGCCCGACCTATGCCGAACCGGCTCAAGGCCGAGTATTCACGGGTCACTGA
- a CDS encoding DUF72 domain-containing protein produces the protein MATIHIGISGWRYAPWRGDFYPKGLTQKRELQFASRAVNSIEINGSFYALQRPERYAQWYAETPDDFVFSVKAPRFITHIRRLREIEKPLANFFASGVLELKEKLGPILWQFPPNFKFDPERFEHFLSLLPHDTEAAAALARQHDAHLHGHASLKAWRKKPLRHAVEVRNDTFIDPDFIRLLKRYNTALVIADTAGKWPYREDLTSDFVYLRLHGAEELYASGYTDSALNDWAERIDAWHHGRQPGDAHLIAPRLKPRARKSREVFCYFDNDIKVRAPYDARHLLQRFDLDKHLATTPGEPAGEGVLT, from the coding sequence ATGGCAACGATTCACATCGGTATTTCCGGCTGGCGCTACGCTCCGTGGCGCGGGGATTTCTACCCGAAAGGACTGACCCAGAAACGCGAATTGCAGTTCGCTTCACGGGCGGTCAACAGCATCGAAATCAATGGATCGTTCTACGCCCTGCAACGGCCCGAACGTTACGCCCAGTGGTACGCCGAAACGCCCGACGACTTCGTGTTCAGCGTCAAGGCGCCGCGTTTCATCACGCACATCCGGCGCTTGCGCGAGATCGAAAAACCGCTGGCGAATTTCTTCGCCTCCGGGGTGCTGGAGCTCAAGGAAAAGCTCGGGCCGATCCTCTGGCAGTTTCCGCCAAACTTCAAATTCGACCCCGAGCGTTTCGAACACTTCTTGTCATTGTTGCCCCACGACACTGAGGCCGCAGCCGCCCTCGCCCGTCAGCACGACGCCCACCTGCATGGTCATGCCAGCCTCAAAGCCTGGCGCAAAAAGCCGCTGCGCCATGCCGTGGAAGTGCGCAATGACACCTTCATCGATCCCGACTTCATTCGGTTGTTGAAACGCTACAACACCGCCCTGGTGATCGCCGACACCGCCGGCAAGTGGCCGTACCGCGAAGACCTCACCAGCGATTTCGTCTACCTGCGCCTGCACGGGGCCGAAGAACTTTATGCCAGCGGCTACACCGACTCCGCGCTGAACGACTGGGCTGAACGCATCGATGCCTGGCATCACGGTCGACAGCCGGGCGATGCGCACCTGATCGCCCCGCGCCTCAAGCCTCGGGCGCGTAAATCCCGCGAAGTGTTCTGCTATTTCGACAATGACATCAAAGTCCGCGCCCCTTACGACGCCCGCCATCTGCTGCAGCGTTTCGACCTAGACAAACACCTCGCGACCACCCCCGGCGAACCCGCTGGCGAAGGGGTGCTGACATGA
- a CDS encoding endonuclease/exonuclease/phosphatase family protein produces MSIPEPVGFTDEGSVIAPSVRSFTVLTVNTHKGFTALNRRFILPELREAVRSVAADVVFLQEVHGTHEHHPKHYSNWPTMPQYEFLADSLWPQFAYGRNAVYPEGDHGNALLSKFQIIRHDNLDVSISGHENRGLLHCVLRLPGDGVEVHAICVHLGLRESHRNAQLKLLGQRLAELPDDAPVIVAGDFNDWRQRADALLKPCGLREVFAEHHGKPARSFPARLPTLRLDRIYVRNLKTRQPTVLANRPWSHLSDHAPLSVEIEL; encoded by the coding sequence ATGAGTATTCCAGAGCCGGTGGGCTTCACCGATGAAGGCTCGGTGATCGCACCGTCAGTGCGCAGTTTCACCGTACTGACGGTCAACACGCACAAGGGCTTCACCGCCCTCAATCGACGCTTCATCCTCCCGGAGTTGCGCGAAGCGGTGCGCAGCGTGGCCGCCGACGTGGTGTTTCTGCAGGAAGTCCACGGCACCCACGAGCACCATCCCAAGCACTACAGCAACTGGCCGACGATGCCGCAGTACGAGTTCCTCGCCGACAGCCTCTGGCCGCAATTCGCCTACGGGCGCAACGCGGTGTACCCGGAGGGCGATCACGGCAATGCGCTGCTGTCAAAATTCCAGATCATCCGCCACGACAACCTCGACGTCTCGATCAGCGGCCATGAAAACCGCGGCCTCTTGCATTGCGTGTTGCGCCTGCCCGGCGATGGTGTCGAGGTGCATGCGATCTGCGTGCATCTGGGCCTGCGCGAAAGCCATCGCAATGCGCAACTGAAGTTGCTCGGTCAGCGTCTGGCGGAACTGCCGGATGATGCGCCGGTGATCGTCGCCGGTGACTTCAACGACTGGCGCCAGCGCGCCGATGCGTTGCTCAAACCCTGCGGTCTGCGCGAGGTGTTCGCCGAGCATCACGGCAAACCGGCGCGCAGCTTTCCGGCGCGCCTGCCAACCCTGCGCCTGGACCGCATTTACGTGCGCAACCTCAAGACCCGCCAGCCGACAGTTCTGGCAAACCGGCCCTGGTCCCACCTTTCCGACCATGCACCGCTGTCGGTGGAGATCGAGTTATGA
- the clsB gene encoding cardiolipin synthase ClsB → MSSAPLEKSTVEPISINPPIREPGHVDVEYSWQGNNRVELLENGEEYFPRVFDALRAAKSEILLETFIVFEDKVGEELQQILIDAARRGVRTTVSLDGFGCGELSTGYLAALSDAGVHLQMFDPAPKHLGFRTNWFRRLHRKIVVVDGLIAFIGGINFSGDHLADFGPEAKQDYAVQVQGPAVADIHHFALLQSGRPGRARFWWQRRRQRRAEMAFSDHDGQVRLVFRDNDQHHTDIEDVYLQVLRRAKRRVVIANAYFFPGYRLLREIRNAARRGVEVRLILQGQPDMLVAKLAARMTYDYLLKAGVQIHEYCQRPLHGKVALVDEEWSTVGSSNLDPLSLSLNLEANVLIRDRAFNQHLFQRLEDLSRNHCKTMDPGMSPRGRIWHMTVGFLVFHFLRHFPAMAGWLPAHKPRLKPFRGGTP, encoded by the coding sequence ATGAGCAGCGCGCCGCTGGAGAAATCCACCGTGGAACCGATCAGCATCAACCCGCCGATACGCGAACCCGGCCATGTCGATGTCGAGTACAGCTGGCAAGGTAACAACCGCGTCGAGTTGCTGGAAAACGGCGAGGAATATTTCCCCCGGGTGTTCGATGCCCTGCGTGCGGCGAAGAGTGAAATCCTGCTGGAGACCTTCATCGTTTTCGAGGACAAGGTCGGCGAGGAACTGCAGCAAATTCTGATCGACGCCGCCCGACGCGGCGTGCGCACCACCGTCAGCCTCGACGGCTTCGGTTGTGGCGAGTTGAGCACCGGTTATCTCGCGGCATTGAGCGACGCCGGTGTACACCTGCAGATGTTTGATCCGGCGCCCAAACATCTGGGCTTTCGCACCAACTGGTTCCGCCGCCTGCACCGCAAGATCGTGGTGGTCGACGGACTGATCGCATTCATTGGCGGGATCAATTTTTCCGGCGATCACCTGGCCGATTTCGGCCCCGAGGCGAAACAGGATTATGCGGTGCAGGTTCAGGGGCCGGCAGTCGCTGACATCCATCATTTCGCGCTGCTGCAAAGCGGTCGTCCGGGACGCGCACGGTTCTGGTGGCAGCGTCGGCGCCAGCGTCGCGCAGAAATGGCCTTCAGCGACCACGACGGTCAGGTGCGTCTGGTGTTTCGCGACAATGATCAGCATCACACCGATATCGAAGATGTGTACTTGCAGGTACTGCGCCGGGCCAAACGCCGGGTGGTGATCGCCAACGCCTACTTCTTCCCCGGCTACCGCCTGCTGCGCGAGATCCGCAATGCCGCACGCCGTGGCGTCGAGGTGCGGCTGATCCTGCAAGGCCAGCCGGACATGCTGGTGGCGAAACTGGCGGCGCGCATGACCTACGACTACCTGCTCAAGGCCGGCGTGCAGATTCACGAATATTGCCAGCGTCCGCTGCACGGCAAAGTCGCGCTGGTGGACGAGGAATGGAGCACGGTCGGCTCGAGCAATCTCGACCCGCTGAGCCTGTCGCTGAACCTGGAAGCCAACGTGCTGATCCGCGATCGGGCGTTCAATCAGCATTTGTTCCAGCGCCTCGAAGACCTGAGCCGGAACCACTGCAAAACCATGGACCCGGGCATGTCCCCGCGCGGGCGGATCTGGCACATGACCGTGGGGTTTCTGGTGTTCCACTTCCTGCGGCATTTCCCGGCGATGGCTGGTTGGTTGCCGGCACATAAACCGCGGCTCAAGCCGTTTCGAGGTGGCACGCCATGA